From a region of the Nostoc sp. KVJ3 genome:
- a CDS encoding CHAT domain-containing protein, translated as MIVPQCYFKYLFSGILALSIILIQSSSPAQTVKKEKEFLKNQAASLTSSGHEQLALDQANEALKTWQESTKIYRQLNDQDGITESLINQNLAFQALGLHKQACNTLLEALKLNTILDICDPTLQQPAIGQKEQLTAVIGKQKPTSVNLLGLQNLGEVLRILGQLNESETVLQETLTLAKLVSSSKISGIYLSLGNIEQTIYQQLQDKYFWIEEPLFREQIANIIPQKAQKSLWYYQTLENIPNISKSAKLQAQLNHLTLLISWEQWLSHQQNQANLHQKVNQQIRVLVNQIDENSSAFLELSPEPSIHARLNFANNLNQIPDEQLKSVAIRYAKLALKMAETINSIRWLSYSFGTLGKLSTQTEQKQAYFKKALGFAQSIRASDIAYQWQQQLGLIYQKQGKTELAIQNYNAAITNMTQVRDSLLSSNGDLQFSFQEEMEPTYRNYMRLLLASPSPDLKKVIQINEGLQIARLENFLRCGKLDLVALNQLQNLKNVPSVINIIDLEDTIEIIVQSPDGSLHHNSVDSKLVRFQVNQLLEALQGEKLININENAITHYSQKIYEYLITPIKTYIPSSGTLIFTLDKSFQSLPMALLYDGKHYLIEHYSIAETLGSRVRQPRILHENQMIALIAGLSKISPSYIDKNAPKNMENLPPSKQEVENVEKQTKSSVALLDDKFTLKRFKEELTQNNFPIVHITTHGQFSSDPLKTVLVAYDKLINIRDFDSLIRDKTENSQDAIELLVLSACETAKGNKQSAMGIAGIAAQAGARSTVATLWRVDANSTALLMQEFYRGLNNGLPKAEALRQAQLSLLSNPQYQKSYYWAPFLLVGSWL; from the coding sequence ATGATTGTACCTCAATGTTACTTTAAATATCTCTTCTCAGGCATTTTAGCATTATCTATAATTTTAATTCAATCATCTTCACCTGCCCAAACTGTAAAAAAAGAAAAAGAATTTCTCAAAAATCAAGCGGCATCCCTGACTTCATCAGGTCACGAACAATTAGCTCTAGATCAGGCGAATGAAGCTTTAAAAACTTGGCAGGAATCTACGAAAATTTATCGGCAATTAAACGACCAAGATGGGATTACGGAAAGCCTGATTAATCAAAATCTTGCTTTCCAAGCATTAGGATTACATAAACAAGCTTGCAATACACTTTTAGAAGCTTTAAAGTTGAATACAATTCTAGATATTTGCGATCCGACTTTGCAGCAACCTGCTATTGGTCAAAAAGAGCAACTGACGGCAGTAATCGGTAAGCAGAAACCAACATCAGTTAACTTGCTTGGATTACAGAATCTAGGAGAAGTCTTGCGGATTTTAGGTCAGTTAAATGAATCGGAAACAGTTCTACAAGAAACATTAACGCTGGCAAAACTTGTATCCTCATCAAAGATTAGTGGTATTTATCTGTCTCTGGGTAATATTGAACAGACAATTTATCAGCAATTACAAGATAAATATTTTTGGATAGAGGAACCACTTTTTCGAGAGCAGATTGCTAACATTATTCCACAAAAAGCGCAAAAATCACTCTGGTATTATCAAACACTAGAAAACATCCCAAATATCTCAAAATCAGCTAAACTGCAAGCTCAGTTGAATCACTTAACTTTACTGATAAGTTGGGAACAATGGCTCAGTCATCAACAAAATCAAGCGAACCTTCATCAGAAAGTTAATCAACAGATCCGAGTATTGGTAAATCAAATAGATGAAAATTCTTCTGCCTTTTTGGAGTTATCACCTGAGCCATCTATTCATGCTCGGTTGAATTTTGCTAATAACCTCAACCAGATCCCAGATGAACAATTGAAATCAGTAGCGATTCGATATGCTAAATTAGCCTTGAAAATGGCTGAAACTATTAATAGTATCCGATGGTTATCCTATAGTTTTGGTACTTTGGGTAAATTATCAACTCAAACAGAACAAAAACAGGCATATTTTAAGAAGGCTTTAGGATTCGCTCAATCAATTCGGGCTTCGGATATCGCCTACCAATGGCAGCAGCAGTTAGGACTAATTTACCAAAAGCAGGGAAAAACTGAGTTAGCGATTCAGAACTATAATGCGGCGATCACAAACATGACTCAAGTTCGTGATAGTCTTTTGTCAAGTAACGGAGACTTACAGTTCTCGTTTCAGGAGGAAATGGAGCCGACCTATCGCAATTATATGCGATTACTCTTAGCATCTCCTAGTCCTGATTTAAAAAAAGTAATACAGATAAATGAAGGACTGCAAATAGCACGTTTAGAAAACTTTCTTCGATGTGGCAAGCTTGACCTTGTTGCTTTGAACCAGCTTCAAAATCTCAAGAACGTTCCATCTGTAATTAATATTATTGACTTAGAAGATACTATAGAGATAATTGTTCAGTCTCCAGATGGCTCACTTCACCATAATTCTGTTGACTCTAAGTTAGTTCGATTTCAGGTGAATCAGCTTTTAGAAGCATTACAAGGCGAAAAACTTATTAACATCAATGAGAATGCTATTACTCATTATTCTCAAAAAATTTATGAATATTTAATTACACCAATTAAAACATATATACCCTCATCAGGTACGCTAATATTCACTTTAGATAAATCTTTTCAAAGCTTACCAATGGCATTGTTATATGATGGAAAACATTATCTAATAGAGCATTATAGTATTGCAGAAACTCTAGGTTCTAGGGTAAGGCAACCTAGAATCTTGCATGAAAACCAGATGATAGCTTTGATAGCTGGACTATCAAAAATTAGCCCCAGTTATATAGATAAAAATGCACCTAAAAACATGGAAAATTTGCCCCCATCTAAACAAGAAGTAGAAAATGTTGAAAAACAAACTAAATCGTCAGTCGCCTTGTTAGACGATAAGTTTACCCTTAAAAGGTTCAAAGAAGAACTGACTCAAAATAATTTTCCTATTGTACATATTACTACCCACGGACAATTCAGTTCTGATCCACTCAAAACAGTACTGGTAGCCTATGACAAACTAATTAATATTAGAGACTTTGACAGCTTAATCAGAGATAAAACTGAAAATAGTCAAGATGCAATTGAATTACTTGTTCTCAGCGCCTGCGAAACTGCAAAAGGCAACAAGCAGTCAGCGATGGGCATTGCAGGGATAGCTGCCCAGGCAGGTGCGCGTAGTACTGTCGCTACTTTGTGGCGCGTGGATGCCAATTCTACCGCTTTGCTTATGCAAGAATTTTATAGAGGGTTGAATAATGGCTTACCTAAAGCAGAGGCACTACGTCAGGCACAATTGAGTTTACTGTCAAATCCCCAATATCAAAAATCTTACTACTGGGCCCCATTCCTCTTGGTGGGAAGTTGGTTGTAG
- a CDS encoding filamentous hemagglutinin N-terminal domain-containing protein: MAYPIKYRRCILQYELNFLAEDKAKYIIPTFISMHETKTIPLVSNSLMKIKMQKIKLYLFVNITLHCLLSTQAIAEIVPDTSLPSNSQVINQDNIHTINGGTRTGNNLFHSFEKFSVTTGDTAYFNNATDIQHIFSRVTGSSISNIDGILKANGTADLFLINPSGIIFGPNASLNLGGSFLASTANSINFADKFYFNATNVKTTPLLTISVPVGLQLGSNPGAIIVQGTGHSLTVSTPLFSPILGSATSSNSLRVSEGKTLALIGGNVDLLGGILTAPGGWIEIGSVRSSEVNLNPTFNGWILNYKDVQNFQDIRLSQQALVDASGIGSSSIHLIGKQISLADGSIALIQNQGTQARASINANALDSIKLSGTSSDGKIPSGFLSENLAANTGDIEVSAKNLVIQNGAAIYAKTFTEANGSNIILNTSESTQIIGFSSIDPTKVSGIGTYTFSSGNSGNLRINTGKLTLLNGGTVISGTFGAGKGGNLTINANEGVQLSGFNPFVSLASSQLGVAAFGTGNAGILTVNAPKVLLQNGSNINSYTLGKGNAGNVVVNAYNSIDITRETSDGLVYDQPFGISSTAAFISTALQQLLGLPPVTNGNAGDVTINTNRLTLRDGTLVNVSNFGTGNAGNLKINANNINLDNSNIGAATASGQGGNIFLQANSLLVRRNSTINATSSDPGLISALAANSGFSVTGSANGGNIIIDTNLLIVIENSKITANAFKGRGGNININALGFFSSPDSKITASSEFGLNGNIHINALDNNSGINKTAPKGIPTTPQIIPACQKQVGTGTSSFAVSSRNLQSKPNDLIHNNIEQSNFFPISGLNNLYNPKLLRSNQPTQIIEANALIRDSQGNFVLTADQANLALDDASLSASSCFSIFQ; the protein is encoded by the coding sequence ATGGCATACCCAATCAAATATAGACGTTGCATATTGCAGTATGAATTGAACTTTTTGGCTGAAGACAAAGCTAAATATATTATTCCCACCTTTATCTCTATGCACGAAACAAAAACCATTCCATTGGTTAGCAACAGTTTAATGAAGATAAAAATGCAGAAAATAAAATTATATCTTTTTGTGAATATTACTTTACACTGTTTATTATCTACACAGGCTATTGCAGAAATTGTTCCTGATACTTCGTTGCCCTCCAACTCCCAAGTAATAAATCAGGATAATATTCATACTATTAATGGAGGTACAAGAACGGGTAATAATCTGTTTCACAGTTTTGAAAAATTTTCTGTTACAACTGGAGATACTGCTTATTTTAATAATGCAACTGACATTCAGCATATCTTTAGCCGGGTAACAGGTTCATCCATATCAAATATTGACGGTATACTTAAAGCTAATGGTACTGCTGACCTGTTTTTGATCAATCCTAGCGGGATTATTTTTGGCCCTAATGCTTCACTAAATCTTGGTGGTTCATTTCTTGCTAGTACGGCAAATAGTATTAATTTTGCTGATAAATTTTACTTCAATGCCACGAATGTTAAAACTACACCCTTACTAACTATTAGTGTTCCAGTTGGTTTGCAATTGGGAAGCAATCCAGGGGCAATTATTGTGCAAGGTACAGGTCATAGCTTAACTGTTTCTACCCCCTTATTTTCGCCCATTTTAGGATCTGCTACTAGCTCTAATAGTCTACGGGTGTCTGAAGGAAAAACCCTCGCTTTGATAGGAGGTAATGTTGACCTACTGGGAGGTATTTTGACGGCTCCTGGAGGATGGATTGAAATAGGCAGTGTCAGATCCAGTGAAGTTAACCTCAATCCCACTTTTAATGGCTGGATTTTGAATTACAAGGATGTACAAAATTTTCAGGATATTAGATTATCTCAACAAGCTTTAGTAGACGCTAGTGGTATCGGTAGCAGTTCAATTCATCTAATCGGCAAGCAAATTTCACTAGCCGATGGTTCGATAGCATTAATTCAAAACCAAGGAACTCAAGCAAGGGCAAGTATCAATGCAAATGCCCTTGACTCCATAAAATTAAGTGGCACTTCCTCTGATGGAAAGATTCCCAGTGGATTTTTAAGTGAAAATTTAGCAGCAAATACAGGTGATATTGAAGTGTCGGCAAAGAACTTAGTTATTCAAAATGGAGCAGCTATATATGCTAAAACTTTCACAGAAGCAAACGGTAGTAATATAATTTTGAATACCTCAGAATCGACGCAAATAATCGGTTTTTCTTCTATTGATCCTACTAAGGTTAGTGGGATTGGTACTTATACTTTCTCTTCTGGTAATAGCGGAAATCTCAGAATTAACACAGGAAAATTAACACTTTTAAATGGAGGAACAGTAATATCTGGAACATTTGGAGCGGGGAAGGGAGGAAATTTAACTATTAATGCCAATGAGGGAGTTCAATTAAGTGGATTTAATCCTTTTGTTTCTCTGGCATCAAGCCAATTAGGTGTTGCAGCTTTTGGTACTGGAAATGCTGGTATTTTAACAGTTAATGCACCAAAGGTTCTTTTACAAAATGGCAGTAATATTAATTCTTACACTTTAGGAAAGGGAAATGCAGGGAATGTTGTAGTTAATGCTTACAATTCTATAGATATAACGCGAGAAACCTCTGATGGATTAGTTTATGACCAACCTTTTGGTATATCATCAACCGCAGCTTTTATTTCTACTGCACTACAACAATTACTAGGATTACCACCAGTTACTAATGGAAATGCTGGTGATGTGACAATCAATACTAACCGATTAACTCTAAGAGATGGCACTCTAGTTAATGTAAGTAATTTTGGAACTGGTAATGCCGGTAATTTAAAAATTAATGCTAACAATATTAACTTAGACAACTCAAATATTGGAGCAGCAACTGCGTCAGGACAGGGAGGGAATATTTTCTTGCAAGCAAATAGTTTATTAGTACGTCGTAATAGTACTATCAATGCTACATCAAGTGACCCAGGCTTAATCTCTGCCCTTGCTGCAAACTCTGGCTTTAGTGTAACAGGCTCCGCAAATGGCGGAAATATCATTATTGATACCAATCTTCTGATTGTCATAGAAAACAGTAAGATTACAGCCAATGCCTTTAAAGGAAGAGGCGGTAATATCAACATCAATGCTCTCGGATTCTTTTCTTCTCCCGATAGCAAAATTACAGCTAGTTCAGAATTCGGATTGAATGGTAATATTCATATCAACGCTTTGGATAATAATTCTGGCATCAATAAAACTGCACCAAAAGGGATTCCAACAACTCCTCAAATTATCCCAGCTTGCCAAAAACAAGTAGGCACAGGAACCAGTAGCTTTGCTGTTAGTAGTCGCAATCTACAATCTAAGCCTAACGACCTAATACATAACAATATTGAACAAAGTAACTTTTTTCCTATTTCAGGTCTTAATAATCTGTATAATCCAAAATTATTAAGAAGTAACCAGCCTACACAAATCATAGAAGCCAACGCTTTGATTCGGGATTCTCAAGGAAATTTTGTTTTGACGGCAGACCAAGCAAATTTAGCTTTGGATGATGCTTCACTGTCTGCAAGTTCTTGTTTTTCAATATTTCAGTGA